Part of the Solwaraspora sp. WMMA2065 genome is shown below.
GATCTCGTCGACGGTCGCCGAGGCGATCCGCCGGACCGAGCCGAAGTGCCGCAGCAGCGCCTTGCGGCGGGTCTCGCCGAGCCCGGGCACCTGGTCCAGCCCGGAGGCGGTCATCCGCTTCGACCGGCGCTGCCGGTGGTAGGTGATGGCGAACCGGTGCGCCTCGTCGCGGATGCGTTGCAGCAGGTAGAGCCCTTCAGAGGTGCGCGGCAGGATCACCGGGTAGTCGTCGCCGGGCAGCCACACCTCCTCCAGCCGCTTGGCCAGCCCGCACAGTGCCACGTCGTCGACGCCGAGCTCGGCCAGCACCGTCGCGGCGGCCTGCACCTGCGGCGCACCGCCGTCGACCACAACCAACTGCGGCGGGTACGCGAACCGGCGCGGCCGCCCGGTCTGCGGGTCGACGCCCGCCGGCAGCTGCCCCACGTCCACGGCCGGCGGCGCCGGTACGTCATCAGCAGGCACCGACCGTTCGGGGGCGGGCTGGCGATGGCGGGCGAAGCGTCTGCGCAGCACCTCGCTCATCGCGGACAGGTCGTCGGTCGCGCCGCGGACCGCGAACCGGCGGTACTCGGCCTTGCGGGGCAGCCCGTCCTCGAACACCACCAGGCTGGCCACCACGTCGGTGCCCTGGATCTGCGACACGTCGAAACACTCGATACGCAACGGCGCGGCGGCCAGCCCCAGGGCCTCGGCGATCTCCTCCAACGCCTGGCCGCGGGTGGTCAGGTCACTGGCCCGGCGCAGCTTGTGCCGGGTCAACGCCTCGCCGGCGTTGCGGGCCACCGTCTCCATCAGGGCGCGCTTGTCGCCGCGTTGCGGCACCCGCAGCGTCACCCGGCCGCCCCGGCGGGCGGTCAGCCAGTCGGCGAGCGCCGGCGCGTCGGCCGGCAGCTCGGGCACCAGCAACTCCCGGGGCACGTCGGTCTCACCCTGTTCGGGGCCGTACACCTGGGTGCAGAAGTGATGGACGAGGTCGGCGGCGGTCAGCTGCTCGACCTTCTCCACCACCCAGCCGCGCTGACCGCGTACCCGGCCGCCGCGGACGTGGAACACCTGCACCGCGGCTTCGAGCGGGTCCTCGGCGAAGGCGACCACGTCGGCGTCGGTGCCGTCACCGAGCACGACGGTTTGCTTCTCCATCGCCTTGCGCAGCGCGGCGACGTCGTCACGCAGCCGGGCGGCCCGTTCGAACTCCAACGCCTCGGCGGCGTCGTGCATGTCCCGCTCCAACCGGCGCACCATGGTGTCGGTGCGCCCGGCCATGAAGTCGCAGAACTCGTCGACGATTGCCCGGTGCCCGGCGGCGTCGACCCGGCCGACGCACGGTGCCGAGCACTTGCCGATGTCGCCGAGCAGACACGGCCGCCCGACCTGGCCGGCCTGCCGGAACACCCCGGCCGAGCAGGTCCGCGCCGGGAAGACCCGCAGTAGCAGGTCGAGGGTCTCGCGGATCGCCCAGGCATGCGAGTACGGCCCGAAGTAACGCACCCCTTTGCGTTTCGCCCCGCGCATCACCTGCAGCCGGGGAAACTCCTCGTCCAGCGTCACCGCCAGGTACGGGTAGGACTTGTCGTCCCGGTAGCGGACGTTGAACCGGGGGTCGTACTCCTTGATCCAGAGGTACTC
Proteins encoded:
- the uvrC gene encoding excinuclease ABC subunit UvrC, producing MPDPSSYRPAPGTIPDSPGVYRFRDPTGRVIYVGKAKSLRSRLNSYFGDLWQLHQRTQQMVTTAASVDWVTVGSEVEALQLEYLWIKEYDPRFNVRYRDDKSYPYLAVTLDEEFPRLQVMRGAKRKGVRYFGPYSHAWAIRETLDLLLRVFPARTCSAGVFRQAGQVGRPCLLGDIGKCSAPCVGRVDAAGHRAIVDEFCDFMAGRTDTMVRRLERDMHDAAEALEFERAARLRDDVAALRKAMEKQTVVLGDGTDADVVAFAEDPLEAAVQVFHVRGGRVRGQRGWVVEKVEQLTAADLVHHFCTQVYGPEQGETDVPRELLVPELPADAPALADWLTARRGGRVTLRVPQRGDKRALMETVARNAGEALTRHKLRRASDLTTRGQALEEIAEALGLAAAPLRIECFDVSQIQGTDVVASLVVFEDGLPRKAEYRRFAVRGATDDLSAMSEVLRRRFARHRQPAPERSVPADDVPAPPAVDVGQLPAGVDPQTGRPRRFAYPPQLVVVDGGAPQVQAAATVLAELGVDDVALCGLAKRLEEVWLPGDDYPVILPRTSEGLYLLQRIRDEAHRFAITYHRQRRSKRMTASGLDQVPGLGETRRKALLRHFGSVRRIASATVDEITEVPGIGRRTAETIVAALAGSPDDGADRT